In Spinacia oleracea cultivar Varoflay chromosome 5, BTI_SOV_V1, whole genome shotgun sequence, a single window of DNA contains:
- the LOC130461656 gene encoding uncharacterized protein, whose protein sequence is MVVDCTCKSFGEIGILCSHILRVFIVHNVERIPNRYIMKRCTKQAMNTIVEEREDRDNEVSVFSASVWRMQTIRSCIKVINEAQHCPIARKIIDSGVLDMSTKFKEYIVLQEPIVEEPIVEEVIPTMVKNPPKRIKKNKKGNEKSNERNARPKRIVEKKRNKPKGWNKRRERHVDNLREETRSSDQRIINLPVGGILVHPVSSKSQLETFIPDDYFGVSIHPLFLHDAYVLTGY, encoded by the exons ATGGTTGTTGATTGTACTTGTAAGTCATTTGGTGAAATAGGCATTCTTTGTTCTCATATCCTTCGAGTTTTTATCGTCCATAATGTTGAAAGGATTCCTAATCGATACATTATGAAGAGATGCACAAAACAGGCTATGAATACAattgttgaggagagagaagatagaGATAATGAAGTAAGTGTTTTTTCTGCATCAGTGTGGAGGATGCAAACCATAAGGAGTTGCATTAAAGTTATAAATGAAGCTCAACACTGCCCGATTGCAAGGAAGATTATTGATTCGGGTGTGCTGGATATGTCAACTAAATTTAAGGAGTACATTG TTTTGCAGGAACCGATTGTTGAGGAACCGATTGTTGAAGAAGTTATTCCAACAATGGTTAAAAATCCACCAAAGAGAATAAAGAAGAACAAGAAAGGGAATGAAAAGAGTAATGAGAGGAATGCTAGGCCAAAAAGAATTGTTGAGAAGAAACGCAATAAACCTAAAGGTTGGAACAAGAGAAGAGAAAGACATGTTGATAATTTGAGGGAGGAAACTCGGTCTAGTGATCAG CGTATCATAAACCTACCTGTTGGTGGTATCTTGGTTCATCCAGTATCTTCAAAGTCACAGTTGGAAACTTTTATTCCAGATGATTATTTTGGAGTATCCATACATCCCTT ATTTTTACATGATGCTTATGTTCTTACGGGCTACTGA